A single window of Usitatibacter rugosus DNA harbors:
- a CDS encoding complex I NDUFA9 subunit family protein — MQPRTIALVGGTGFVGRALGERLTERGKALRVLTRRLTNASSLLIYPMMDVRVGNSLDVEFLSRAFDGVDAVVNLAGILHERGGQTFQSVHVDLPRRLANACRAAGVRRMVHMSALGAAENAPSEYLRSKALGEKAVVQGAGDGIGVTIVRPSVIFGRHDAFVNRFAAMARVFPVIPLPGAEARFQPIWVEDVARVIALALDDGGTAGKSYNLCGPKPYALREIVELAALYSGHPRRVIAVPDWAARLQAAVLEHLPGPLLTRDNLRSMEVPNVCDGPFPDRFGFAPSALESVAPQYLADASPRGRYDRYRFRAGR, encoded by the coding sequence GTGCAACCGCGCACGATCGCACTCGTCGGCGGCACCGGCTTCGTCGGGCGAGCGCTGGGCGAGCGCCTCACCGAGCGCGGCAAGGCGCTGCGCGTGCTCACGCGCCGGCTCACCAATGCTTCGAGCCTGCTGATCTACCCGATGATGGATGTGCGCGTGGGCAACTCGCTCGATGTCGAGTTCCTTTCGCGCGCTTTCGACGGTGTCGACGCCGTCGTGAACCTGGCGGGCATTCTCCACGAGCGCGGCGGCCAGACCTTCCAGTCGGTGCACGTGGATCTTCCGCGGCGCCTGGCCAACGCATGCCGCGCCGCGGGCGTGCGCCGCATGGTGCACATGAGTGCGCTCGGCGCCGCGGAGAACGCTCCGAGCGAATACCTTCGCAGCAAGGCGCTCGGGGAGAAGGCGGTCGTCCAGGGTGCCGGCGACGGCATCGGCGTCACGATCGTCCGCCCCTCCGTGATCTTCGGCCGCCATGACGCGTTCGTGAACCGCTTCGCCGCGATGGCGAGGGTCTTCCCGGTGATTCCGCTGCCCGGGGCCGAGGCGCGCTTCCAGCCGATCTGGGTGGAAGACGTCGCGCGCGTGATCGCCCTCGCCCTGGACGACGGCGGCACGGCGGGCAAGTCGTACAACCTCTGCGGACCGAAGCCCTATGCGCTGCGCGAGATCGTCGAGCTCGCGGCGCTCTACAGCGGCCACCCGCGGCGCGTCATCGCCGTGCCCGATTGGGCTGCGCGCCTGCAGGCCGCGGTGCTCGAGCACTTGCCGGGGCCGCTGCTCACGCGCGACAACCTGCGTTCGATGGAAGTGCCGAACGTGTGCGACGGGCCTTTCCCCGACCGCTTCGGCTTCGCGCCCTCCGCGCTCGAGTCCGTCGCGCCCCAGTACCTTGCCGACGCGAGCCCGCGCGGCCGCTACGACCGCTACCGCTTCCGGGCCGGGAGGTAG
- the cca gene encoding multifunctional CCA tRNA nucleotidyl transferase/2'3'-cyclic phosphodiesterase/2'nucleotidase/phosphatase (catalyzes the addition and repair of the essential 3'-terminal CCA sequence in tRNAs without using a nucleic acid template; phosphohydrolase activities include hydrolysis of pyrophosphate, 5'-nucleoside tri- and diphosphates, NADP, and 2'-AMP with the production of Pi, metal-dependent phosphodiesterase activity for 2',3'-cAMP, 2',3'-cGMP, and 2',3'-cCMP, and hydrolysis 2',3'-cyclic substrates with the formation of 2'-nucleotides and 3'-nucleotides; these phosphohydrolase activities are probably involved in the repair of the tRNA 3'-CCA terminus degraded by intracellular RNases) produces MKSYVVGGAVRDELLGMPVQDRDHVVVGASPEEMVRNGFRPVGADFPVFLHPETQEEYALARTERKTAPGYKGFTFHASPDVTLEEDLLRRDLTINAMARGEDGVLVDPHGGERDLRAGVLRHVSPAFGEDPVRILRVARFAARFGFAVAPETMAMMREMVARGEADALVPERVWQEIARGLMERSPSRMLAVLLESGALGRVLPELERAESANPGALEQLASRLDRAAANEAPLASRYAALLLDLTPESAAAVSTRVNAPGDCRDLAVLATRERAFLSNPGDVVAEQWLALLERADAFRRPERLGLLAKVAAADSREPQMAEQLRIAMDRVLAAARTVDAGAVSREHPGDIPGAIRRARLAAIAAAE; encoded by the coding sequence GTGAAGTCCTACGTGGTGGGCGGCGCCGTTCGCGACGAGCTGCTCGGCATGCCGGTGCAGGATCGCGACCATGTCGTGGTCGGCGCGTCACCCGAGGAAATGGTGCGCAACGGCTTCCGGCCGGTCGGCGCCGACTTCCCGGTCTTCCTGCATCCCGAGACACAAGAGGAGTACGCGCTCGCGCGAACCGAGCGCAAGACCGCGCCGGGCTACAAGGGCTTCACCTTCCATGCTTCGCCCGACGTGACGCTCGAGGAAGACCTCCTGCGCCGCGACCTCACCATCAACGCGATGGCGCGCGGCGAGGATGGCGTGCTCGTCGATCCGCATGGCGGCGAGCGCGATCTCCGCGCGGGTGTCCTTCGTCATGTGAGCCCTGCCTTCGGCGAGGATCCGGTGCGGATCCTCCGCGTCGCCCGCTTCGCGGCGCGCTTCGGTTTCGCGGTCGCGCCCGAGACGATGGCGATGATGCGGGAGATGGTCGCGCGGGGCGAAGCCGATGCGCTGGTGCCCGAGCGGGTGTGGCAGGAGATCGCGCGCGGCCTGATGGAGCGCTCGCCATCGCGCATGCTCGCGGTGCTGCTCGAATCCGGAGCCCTGGGACGCGTCCTGCCCGAGCTCGAGCGTGCCGAGTCGGCGAATCCCGGCGCCCTGGAGCAGCTCGCATCCCGGCTCGACCGGGCCGCCGCGAACGAGGCGCCGCTGGCTTCCCGCTATGCCGCGCTGCTCCTGGACCTCACGCCAGAATCCGCTGCCGCCGTCTCGACGCGCGTGAACGCCCCCGGCGATTGCCGCGACCTCGCGGTGTTGGCCACGCGCGAGCGCGCTTTCCTTTCGAATCCCGGCGACGTCGTCGCCGAGCAGTGGCTGGCGTTGCTCGAGCGCGCGGATGCCTTCCGCCGGCCCGAACGCCTGGGCCTGCTGGCGAAAGTGGCCGCGGCGGATTCCCGCGAGCCCCAGATGGCCGAGCAATTGCGAATCGCGATGGACCGCGTGCTCGCGGCCGCGCGCACGGTGGATGCGGGCGCGGTTTCCCGCGAGCATCCCGGCGACATCCCCGGCGCCATCCGGCGCGCTCGCCTCGCCGCGATCGCCGCGGCCGAGTAG
- a CDS encoding TAXI family TRAP transporter solute-binding subunit translates to MKRIAVAALAAMVTFGIASSVQAQDKRTRISIGTGGTGGVYYPLGGGIASVLSKHVPGVDATAEVTAGSVANLQLLGSGKSEMGFTMADSAWDAYNGLDKFKDKVPLRTLVVFYPNRMHVVTVEGTGVNKMTDLKGKRVSTGAPVSGTEVMSNRLLEAFGIDAAKDITRERLSVAESVNAIKDGKIDAFTWVGGVPTPAITDLAATPGKKIKLIDHGDGAEGMRKKYGPIYVKNRVLANAYPGETRETSNVDVWNLLVVPANADEKLVYEITKTLFEKKDELVKVHKDAMFLEMGNQMTGASPIPFHPGALKYFKEKGLTVQ, encoded by the coding sequence ATGAAACGAATCGCCGTGGCCGCACTGGCCGCAATGGTTACTTTTGGCATCGCATCGTCCGTTCAGGCCCAGGACAAGCGCACGCGCATCTCCATCGGCACGGGCGGCACGGGTGGCGTCTACTACCCGCTGGGCGGCGGCATCGCCTCGGTGCTCTCGAAGCACGTGCCCGGCGTCGACGCCACGGCGGAAGTGACGGCCGGCTCGGTCGCGAACCTCCAGCTGCTGGGCAGCGGCAAGTCGGAGATGGGCTTCACCATGGCCGACTCGGCCTGGGACGCCTACAACGGCCTCGACAAGTTCAAGGACAAGGTGCCGCTTCGCACCCTCGTCGTCTTCTATCCGAACCGCATGCACGTGGTCACGGTGGAGGGCACGGGTGTCAACAAGATGACCGACCTCAAGGGCAAGCGTGTGTCCACGGGCGCGCCCGTGAGCGGCACCGAGGTGATGTCCAACCGTTTGCTGGAGGCCTTCGGCATCGACGCGGCCAAGGACATCACGCGCGAGCGCCTCTCGGTCGCCGAGAGCGTGAACGCCATCAAGGACGGCAAGATCGACGCCTTCACCTGGGTGGGCGGCGTGCCGACCCCGGCCATCACCGACCTCGCGGCCACGCCCGGCAAGAAGATCAAGCTGATCGACCACGGCGACGGCGCCGAAGGCATGCGCAAGAAGTACGGCCCGATCTACGTGAAGAACCGCGTGCTCGCCAACGCCTATCCGGGCGAAACGCGCGAGACCTCCAACGTCGACGTGTGGAACCTGCTGGTGGTGCCTGCCAACGCCGACGAGAAGCTGGTCTACGAGATCACCAAGACGCTCTTCGAGAAGAAGGACGAGCTGGTGAAGGTGCACAAGGACGCCATGTTCCTCGAGATGGGCAACCAGATGACGGGCGCCTCTCCGATCCCGTTCCATCCGGGCGCGCTCAAGTACTTCAAGGAGAAGGGCCTCACCGTCCAGTAG
- the pntB gene encoding Re/Si-specific NAD(P)(+) transhydrogenase subunit beta: MSASLATVSYIAATILFILSLGGLSNPETSRRGNLYGMIGMGIAVLATVFGPRVTPAGLGWIAIALVVGGGIGMYLARTVKMTQMPELVAFMHSLVGLVAVLVGFASYIDPSASAGMTGAEIAIHHAEVYVGVFIGAVTLSGSVIAFGKLSGRIGGKPLLLPARHWLNLIGLLVVIWFGIAFMRATSINVGMTPLIVMTVIALLFGIHMVMAIGGADMPVVVSMLNSYSGWAAAATGFMLSNDLLIVTGALVGSSGAILSYIMCRAMNRNFISVIAGGFGGGAPAKKAAGDAAAPVGETVSVSAQETADLLKEAKTVVIVPGYGMAVAQAQHTVYEITKRLRELGKTVRFAIHPVAGRMPGHMNVLLAEAKVPYDIVMEMDEINADFPDTDVSMVIGANDIVNPSALEDPTSPIAGMPVLEVWKAHTSIVMKRSMASGYAGVDNPLFYKENNRMLFGDAKKMLDEVLTALKA, from the coding sequence ATGTCCGCAAGCCTCGCTACCGTTTCCTATATCGCCGCCACGATCCTCTTCATCCTGAGCCTGGGCGGCCTCTCCAATCCCGAGACCTCGCGTCGCGGCAACCTCTACGGAATGATCGGGATGGGTATCGCGGTGCTCGCCACCGTGTTCGGTCCCCGCGTCACGCCGGCCGGCCTCGGCTGGATCGCCATCGCCCTCGTCGTGGGCGGCGGCATCGGGATGTATCTCGCCCGCACCGTGAAGATGACGCAGATGCCCGAGCTCGTGGCCTTCATGCACAGCCTGGTCGGCCTGGTCGCGGTGCTCGTGGGTTTCGCGAGCTACATCGACCCGTCCGCTTCGGCAGGCATGACCGGCGCCGAGATCGCGATCCACCACGCCGAGGTGTATGTCGGCGTCTTCATCGGCGCGGTGACGCTCTCCGGCTCGGTGATCGCGTTCGGCAAGCTCTCCGGGCGGATCGGCGGCAAGCCGCTCCTGCTCCCGGCACGCCATTGGCTGAACCTGATCGGCCTGCTGGTCGTGATCTGGTTCGGCATCGCCTTCATGCGCGCGACCTCCATCAACGTGGGAATGACGCCGCTCATCGTGATGACGGTGATCGCGCTGCTCTTCGGCATCCACATGGTGATGGCGATCGGAGGCGCCGACATGCCGGTCGTGGTGTCGATGCTGAACAGCTACTCGGGATGGGCGGCGGCGGCCACGGGCTTCATGCTCTCGAACGACCTGCTCATCGTGACGGGCGCGCTGGTCGGCTCTTCCGGCGCGATCCTCTCGTACATCATGTGCCGCGCGATGAACCGCAACTTCATCAGCGTGATCGCCGGCGGCTTCGGCGGCGGCGCTCCGGCCAAGAAAGCGGCTGGGGACGCGGCGGCACCCGTGGGCGAGACCGTCTCCGTCTCCGCGCAGGAAACCGCGGACCTGCTGAAGGAAGCGAAGACCGTCGTCATCGTGCCGGGCTACGGCATGGCGGTCGCGCAGGCGCAGCACACCGTCTACGAGATCACCAAGCGCCTGCGCGAGCTGGGCAAGACCGTGCGCTTCGCCATCCATCCGGTGGCCGGCCGCATGCCGGGCCACATGAACGTGCTGCTCGCCGAGGCGAAGGTGCCCTACGACATCGTGATGGAGATGGACGAGATCAACGCGGACTTCCCGGACACGGATGTCTCGATGGTCATCGGCGCCAACGACATCGTGAACCCGAGCGCGCTGGAAGACCCGACGAGCCCGATCGCGGGCATGCCGGTGCTGGAAGTGTGGAAGGCCCACACGTCGATCGTCATGAAGCGCAGCATGGCCTCGGGCTACGCCGGCGTGGACAACCCGCTCTTCTACAAGGAGAACAACCGGATGCTCTTCGGCGACGCGAAGAAGATGCTCGACGAAGTGCTGACCGCCTTGAAGGCGTAG
- a CDS encoding Re/Si-specific NAD(P)(+) transhydrogenase subunit alpha: MPQVIGVPKETFPGEKRVATVPDVIPKLAKLGFSVIVQSGAGDAANVSDDAYVAAGAKVVPDAAGVWSGADIILKVRAPSKDEANLLREGQTLVSFIWPAQNPDLMQSLAARKGTVLAIDSLPRTLSRAQKMDALTSMAGVSGYRAVIEAANAFGRFFNGQITAAGKVPPAKVFIAGAGVAGLAAVGTAANMGAIVRANDTRAEVADQVVSLGGEFVKVDYQEEGSGGGGYAKVMSEGFQKAQREMYAQQAKDADIIITTALIPGKPAPKLITAEMVRSMKPGSVIVDMAGEQGGNCELTEPGQAVVKHGVTIIGYTDLVSRLAKQSSTLYSTNLFRVVEELCKTKDGVINVNMDDDAIRGLTVIKEGAVTWPPPPPKVSAAPAPKPAPVAVPEKKGHGHGASGAPMPAGKLTVMFAVAAVLFLLIGTYAPPAFLGHFTVFVLGCFVGYQVVWNVTPALHTPLMSVTNAISSIIIIGALVQIAPPLVAAVAGEGARPDELIKWLAVAGIALTAINMFGGFAVTQRMLSMFQK, translated from the coding sequence ATGCCTCAAGTCATTGGCGTTCCCAAGGAGACGTTCCCGGGCGAGAAGCGCGTCGCCACCGTCCCCGACGTCATTCCCAAGCTTGCCAAGCTCGGCTTCAGCGTCATCGTGCAGTCGGGTGCGGGCGATGCGGCGAACGTGTCCGACGACGCGTATGTCGCGGCCGGCGCAAAGGTGGTCCCGGACGCCGCGGGCGTCTGGTCGGGCGCCGACATCATCTTGAAGGTGCGCGCTCCGAGCAAGGACGAGGCGAACCTGCTCCGCGAAGGGCAGACACTGGTCTCCTTCATCTGGCCGGCGCAGAACCCGGACCTGATGCAGAGCCTCGCCGCTCGCAAGGGTACGGTGCTCGCCATCGACTCGCTGCCGCGCACCCTGTCGCGCGCGCAGAAGATGGACGCACTCACCTCGATGGCGGGCGTGAGCGGCTACCGCGCGGTCATCGAGGCCGCCAACGCGTTCGGCCGCTTCTTCAACGGCCAGATCACCGCCGCGGGCAAGGTGCCGCCGGCGAAGGTGTTCATCGCCGGCGCCGGCGTGGCGGGCCTCGCCGCGGTCGGCACTGCCGCCAACATGGGCGCCATCGTGCGCGCCAACGACACCCGCGCCGAGGTGGCCGATCAAGTCGTGTCGCTCGGCGGCGAGTTCGTCAAGGTCGACTACCAGGAAGAAGGCTCGGGCGGCGGCGGCTACGCCAAGGTCATGAGCGAGGGCTTCCAGAAGGCGCAGCGCGAGATGTACGCGCAGCAGGCAAAGGACGCGGACATCATCATCACCACCGCGCTGATCCCGGGCAAGCCCGCGCCGAAGCTGATCACCGCCGAAATGGTGCGCTCGATGAAGCCGGGCAGCGTGATCGTCGACATGGCGGGCGAGCAGGGCGGCAACTGCGAGCTGACCGAGCCGGGCCAGGCCGTGGTGAAGCACGGCGTCACCATCATCGGCTACACCGACCTCGTCTCGCGCCTGGCCAAGCAGTCCTCGACGCTGTACTCCACCAACCTGTTCCGCGTCGTCGAGGAACTGTGCAAGACAAAGGACGGCGTCATCAACGTCAACATGGACGACGACGCCATCCGCGGCCTGACCGTGATCAAGGAAGGCGCGGTCACGTGGCCGCCCCCGCCGCCGAAGGTCTCGGCCGCACCCGCGCCCAAGCCCGCGCCCGTGGCCGTTCCCGAGAAGAAAGGCCATGGCCATGGCGCCAGCGGGGCACCGATGCCCGCGGGCAAGCTCACGGTGATGTTCGCCGTGGCGGCGGTGCTCTTCCTGCTCATCGGCACCTACGCGCCGCCCGCCTTCCTCGGACACTTCACCGTGTTCGTGCTCGGCTGCTTCGTCGGCTACCAGGTCGTGTGGAACGTGACGCCTGCGCTGCACACGCCGCTGATGAGCGTGACCAACGCCATCAGCAGCATCATCATCATCGGGGCGCTGGTGCAGATCGCGCCGCCGCTCGTCGCCGCGGTTGCCGGCGAAGGGGCAAGGCCCGATGAGCTGATCAAGTGGCTCGCGGTCGCGGGCATTGCCCTCACGGCCATCAACATGTTCGGCGGCTTTGCGGTCACGCAACGCATGCTGTCCATGTTCCAGAAATAA
- a CDS encoding phasin family protein, whose amino-acid sequence MFKIDQVTAANEAAIDQFAYFAKLSVANAEKLAELGLTSARESVEFATSHAQSLAGARDVQEIFAINSQAVEPAMKRAYALSRSAFEAASETGDEFKRAFEKQGAEYNQAAVAALEEAFKYAPAGSETVIGNVKSAFAAAQSAYDNAVSMNKTFYDNVGRAVEQNVATVKKATTKATAKSKRK is encoded by the coding sequence ATGTTCAAGATCGACCAAGTCACCGCCGCCAACGAAGCCGCGATCGACCAGTTCGCCTACTTCGCCAAGCTGTCCGTCGCCAACGCCGAGAAGCTCGCCGAGCTGGGCCTCACCAGCGCGCGCGAATCCGTCGAGTTCGCCACCAGCCACGCCCAGTCGCTCGCCGGTGCCCGCGACGTCCAGGAAATCTTCGCCATCAACTCGCAGGCCGTCGAGCCCGCGATGAAGCGCGCCTACGCCCTTTCGCGCAGCGCCTTCGAAGCCGCGTCCGAGACCGGCGACGAGTTCAAGCGCGCGTTCGAGAAGCAGGGCGCCGAGTACAACCAGGCCGCCGTCGCCGCGCTGGAAGAGGCGTTCAAGTACGCGCCCGCCGGCTCCGAGACCGTCATCGGCAACGTGAAGTCCGCCTTCGCCGCCGCGCAGAGCGCCTATGACAACGCCGTGTCGATGAACAAGACGTTCTACGACAACGTCGGCCGGGCCGTCGAGCAGAACGTCGCGACCGTCAAGAAAGCCACGACGAAGGCCACCGCCAAGTCGAAGCGCAAGTAA